A region from the Solibacillus sp. FSL H8-0523 genome encodes:
- a CDS encoding Cj0069 family protein, protein MKKVIFFEVQGGSDKGPDGHRRDTMPMVDALKQREQEAEVIFFELEKRDEIFNYVKDNAVAYVSRINPGNLAHEAEYFEMLRELCAAGVVGMPHPDAMIGYGAKDALVKLRHTSLVPEDTYAYYTIEEFKETFPKSLVNGERVLKQNRGSTGEGIWRVQLVDALEEGATEVQLNAKIKCTEAKDNHVEYHELAAFMTFCEQYIVGANGMLVDMPFLPRIKEGEIRLFMLRDKPINVVHKKPAEDADAFSATLFSGAQYRYDSPEEWATLVHDFLGQLPEIMSLLGGYDLPLIWTADFILDTDENGQDTYILGEMNCSCVGFTSELELAHTVAEDIIDCIKDNVIV, encoded by the coding sequence ATGAAAAAAGTCATATTTTTTGAAGTACAAGGTGGAAGCGATAAAGGGCCGGATGGACATCGCAGAGATACGATGCCAATGGTGGATGCTTTAAAACAACGCGAGCAAGAGGCGGAAGTTATTTTCTTTGAGTTAGAAAAGCGAGATGAGATTTTTAACTATGTGAAAGACAACGCAGTCGCTTATGTTTCACGTATTAACCCTGGTAATTTAGCGCACGAAGCGGAGTATTTTGAAATGCTACGCGAATTATGCGCAGCAGGTGTTGTGGGCATGCCACACCCTGATGCAATGATCGGCTACGGTGCAAAGGATGCACTTGTAAAATTACGTCATACATCCCTTGTTCCTGAAGACACGTATGCGTACTACACAATTGAAGAATTCAAAGAAACATTCCCAAAATCACTGGTCAATGGTGAACGTGTATTAAAGCAAAATCGTGGGTCAACGGGTGAAGGGATTTGGCGCGTACAATTAGTCGACGCTTTAGAAGAAGGCGCAACGGAAGTACAACTTAACGCGAAAATTAAATGTACAGAAGCAAAGGATAACCACGTGGAATACCATGAGCTAGCTGCGTTCATGACATTCTGCGAGCAATACATCGTTGGTGCAAACGGCATGCTTGTCGATATGCCTTTCTTACCGCGCATTAAAGAAGGTGAAATTCGTCTATTCATGCTACGCGACAAGCCCATTAACGTCGTACACAAAAAACCAGCAGAAGATGCAGACGCATTCAGTGCAACATTATTCTCAGGTGCCCAGTATCGCTACGATAGCCCAGAAGAGTGGGCAACACTTGTACACGACTTCTTAGGTCAATTACCTGAAATTATGTCGTTACTAGGCGGCTACGACTTACCACTGATTTGGACAGCGGACTTTATCTTAGATACAGATGAAAACGGCCAAGATACGTATATCTTAGGCGAAATGAACTGCTCATGCGTAGGCTTCACATCAGAGCTTGAACTGGCGCATACTGTCGCGGAGGATATTATTGATTGCATTAAGGATAACGTAATAGTTTAA